The following proteins come from a genomic window of Pseudochaenichthys georgianus chromosome 17, fPseGeo1.2, whole genome shotgun sequence:
- the casp8 gene encoding caspase-8, protein MDRLMLSHIDEQLESSEVAALRFLCRDVVNIRRLEGIADAKRLFVRLEEQGLLEDHSFLCQLLQTIRRADLLNRLETDSRRPEETDASPVLSEYRVALYKIYADMTEENLETLKFLLSDKLGRRQTEACKTALDVFAEMEKTGFLSNGNLHDLHEILQRIDQQLAAIIQRYVEGVTQPLPRRLSSHLSMDNQGVQPTTQPTRPVDVSISETQPSYEEASVCTDAEPKTSSSLPDQTDYYALTHVPRGLCVVINNEDFTGMSKRNGTQADVGALRTVFTALGFTVLVRDNLTAGDMKLELHKLCMRNFLDEDALVICVLSHGEKECVFGTDGKPVFLRELSQPFSSIAAPTLAGKPKLLFIQACQGSGYQRGSMPCPPKAKQEEEEERESHLEEDAGPLRGETVPWGADFLLGMATVPECKSFRNTTTGSIYIQELCKQLKKSASSSKDNDDILTVLTRVNREVSKGEYLTYKQMPEPKYTLTKKLVLKCV, encoded by the exons ATCGCTGATGCAAAAAGACTCTTTGTGAGACTTGAAGAACAAGGTCTGCTGGAGGACCATTCCTTCCTCTGTCAGCTGCTCCAAACTATCCGGCGAGCCGATCTCCTCAACCGCCTGGAGACGGACAGCAGGCGACCAGAAGAAACTGATGCAAGTCCTGTGCTGTCAGAATACAG GGTGGCGCTGTACAAAATCTATGCGGACATGACTGAGGAAAATTTGGAAACGTTGAAGTTCCTTTTGAGTGACAAGCTGGGCAGAAGACAAACTGAGGCATGCAAG ACAGCACTGGATGTGTTTGCTGAAATGGAAAAGACTGGTTTTCTGTCAAACGGCAATCTCCATGACCTGCATGAGATACTGCAGAGGATAGATCAACAACTGGCTGCAATCATACAGCGCTATGTGGAAG GGGTAACCCAGCCGCTTCCTCGCAGATTATCTTCTCATCTCAGCATGGATAACCAG GGGGTCCAACCCACCACCCAGCCAACACGACCTGTCGATGTGTCGATATCTGAGACTCAGCCCAGCT aTGAAGAAGCGAGTGTTTGCACCGATGCAGAACCAAAAacctcctcctctcttcccGATCAG ACAGATTACTACGCCCTGACTCATGTGCCACGTGGTTTGTGTGTGGTCATCAATAATGAGGACTTCACAGGGATGTCAAAACGAAATGGGACGCAGGCGGATGTGG GGGCTCTGCGCACAGTGTTCACCGCTCTCGGCTTCACTGTGCTGGTGCGCGACAACTTGACAGCAGGTGATATGAAACTGGAACTACACAAACTGTGCATGAGGAATTTTTTGGATGAGGATGCTTTG GTGATATGCGTGCTGTCCCATGGAGAAAAAGAATGCGTGTTTGGGACTGACGGGAAGCCGGTGTTCCTGCGAGAGCTGTCCCAGCCCTTCTCCAGCATAGCAGCTCCCACCTTGGCCGGGAAGCCCAAACTGTTGTTCATTCAAGCGTGTCAGGGGAGCGGCTACCAGAGAGGATCCATGCCCTGTCCCCCAAAGGCAaaacaggaggaggaggaggagagagagagccacCTAGAGGAAGACGCTGGTCCCCTGCGTGGAGAGACGGTGCCATGGGGGGCTGACTTCCTGCTGGGCATGGCCACCGTGCCGGAGTGCAAGTCGTTTCGAAACACTACCACGGGCTCCATCTACATCCAAGAGCTGTGCAAGCAGCTGAAAAAGTCTGCTAGTAGCAG CAAGGATAATGACGATATACTCACTGTGCTGACACGTGTGAACAGGGAGGTCAGCAAAGGAGAATATTTGACCTACAAACAGATGCCAGAGCCCAAGTACACCCTCACCAAGAAGCTCGTCctcaagtgtgtgtga